In Rhodococcus rhodochrous, a single genomic region encodes these proteins:
- the pta gene encoding phosphate acetyltransferase, which yields MSAAAGSVTSIYIAAPEGDTGKSTVALGVLQTLCASTARVGVFRPIARSDSDIDYILELLLEHTTVDLAYGDCIGVTYDDVHDDPDAALSDIVGKYHAVADRCDAVVIVGSDYTEIANPSELSYNARIAANLDAPVLLVLRGSRRTPSEIAQLAGVCAYELAGQHAHLGAVVVNRCDPHALDEIAQALGDRAEPVWTLPEVPALVAPTMAELQTAIGGELYSGDPDLLQREALRIMVGGMTAERILERLTDGVVVIAPADRSDVILALVNANAAEGFPTLAGIIMNGGLLPHPMIAQLVTALKPSLPILTTELGTFDTASAADRTRGRMALGAQRKIDTALALMERHVDSRSLLDRLRLPRPSVTTPQMFEYQLIDRARAQQRHIVLPEGEDDRILRAAGRVLQRGIVKLTILGDEAAVRQRASELGVDLSEAQILDPRTSEHADRFAEEYARLRAHKGMTVDRAREIIRDISYFGTMMVHLGLADGMVSGAAHTTAHTIRPALEIIKTEPGVSTVSSIFLMCLADRVLAYGDCAVVPDPTADQLADIAISSAATAARFGIDPRVAMLSYSTGESGSGADVDKVRSATTFVRERRPDLLVEGPIQYDAAIEPTVASAKLPDSDVAGRATVFIFPDLNTGNNTYKAVQRSAGAVAVGPVLQGLNKPVNDLSRGALIQDIVNTIAITAIQAQEEDA from the coding sequence ATGAGTGCTGCTGCAGGGTCCGTCACGAGCATCTACATCGCAGCTCCGGAAGGGGACACCGGGAAATCGACCGTCGCCCTGGGGGTGCTGCAGACGCTGTGCGCGTCCACCGCCCGCGTCGGTGTCTTCCGTCCCATCGCGCGCTCCGACAGCGACATCGACTACATCCTCGAACTGTTGCTCGAACACACCACCGTCGACCTCGCCTACGGGGACTGCATCGGCGTCACCTACGACGACGTCCACGACGACCCGGACGCCGCGCTCAGCGACATCGTCGGCAAGTACCACGCGGTGGCCGACCGCTGCGACGCCGTCGTCATCGTCGGCAGCGACTACACGGAGATCGCCAACCCCAGCGAACTGTCGTACAACGCCCGCATCGCGGCGAATCTCGACGCCCCGGTGCTGCTCGTCCTGCGCGGTTCCCGCCGCACGCCCTCGGAGATCGCCCAGCTCGCCGGTGTGTGCGCGTACGAGCTCGCGGGACAGCACGCGCATCTCGGCGCGGTGGTGGTGAACCGCTGCGACCCGCATGCACTCGACGAGATCGCCCAGGCTCTCGGCGACCGCGCCGAACCGGTGTGGACGCTCCCGGAGGTGCCCGCGCTGGTCGCGCCGACGATGGCCGAGCTGCAGACCGCGATCGGAGGCGAGCTCTACAGCGGCGACCCCGACCTGCTGCAGCGGGAAGCGCTGCGCATCATGGTCGGGGGCATGACCGCCGAACGGATTCTCGAGCGGCTCACCGACGGCGTCGTCGTCATCGCTCCCGCCGACCGCTCCGACGTCATCCTCGCGCTGGTCAATGCCAATGCCGCCGAAGGATTCCCGACGCTCGCCGGCATCATCATGAACGGCGGCCTGCTGCCGCACCCGATGATCGCGCAGCTCGTCACGGCCCTGAAGCCGTCGCTGCCGATCCTCACCACCGAACTCGGCACCTTCGACACCGCCTCGGCTGCCGACCGCACCCGCGGCCGCATGGCCCTCGGCGCGCAGCGCAAGATCGACACGGCACTCGCGCTCATGGAACGACACGTCGATTCCCGTTCTCTGCTCGACCGGTTGCGACTGCCGCGACCGTCCGTGACCACCCCGCAGATGTTCGAATACCAGCTCATCGACCGCGCGCGGGCCCAGCAGCGGCACATCGTGTTGCCCGAGGGCGAGGACGACCGCATCCTTCGAGCCGCCGGACGCGTGCTCCAGCGTGGCATCGTGAAGCTGACGATCCTCGGCGACGAGGCAGCCGTCCGCCAGCGGGCGTCGGAACTCGGGGTGGACCTGTCGGAGGCACAGATCCTCGACCCGCGCACCTCCGAGCACGCCGACCGGTTCGCGGAGGAGTACGCGCGTCTGCGCGCCCACAAGGGCATGACCGTCGACCGTGCACGCGAGATCATTCGCGACATCTCGTATTTCGGCACGATGATGGTGCACCTGGGACTGGCCGACGGCATGGTCTCGGGCGCGGCACACACCACCGCCCACACGATCCGCCCCGCCCTCGAGATCATCAAGACCGAACCGGGTGTCTCCACGGTGTCGAGCATCTTCCTGATGTGCCTCGCCGACCGCGTCCTCGCGTACGGTGACTGCGCCGTCGTCCCCGACCCGACCGCCGACCAGCTCGCCGACATCGCGATCTCGTCCGCCGCGACCGCCGCCCGGTTCGGCATCGACCCGAGGGTCGCGATGCTGTCGTACTCCACCGGCGAATCCGGTTCGGGTGCCGACGTCGACAAGGTCCGCTCGGCCACGACGTTCGTGCGGGAGAGGCGACCCGACCTGCTGGTGGAAGGTCCGATCCAGTACGACGCGGCGATCGAACCGACGGTCGCGAGTGCGAAGCTGCCCGATTCCGACGTCGCCGGACGCGCCACGGTGTTCATCTTCCCGGACCTGAACACCGGCAACAACACCTACAAGGCCGTGCAGCGCAGCGCCGGGGCCGTCGCCGTCGGACCGGTCCTGCAGGGCCTGAACAAGCCGGTCAACGACCTCTCCCGGGGCGCCCTGATCCAGGACATCGTCAACACCATCGCCATCACCGCGATCCAGGCGCAGGAGGAAGACGCGTGA
- a CDS encoding FecCD family ABC transporter permease, giving the protein MLVGILVGPAGLTPGGVLLDIADRLPFVDVDSGLSTRQQAILWNIRMPRVVLGVLVGAMLAIAGAAYQGVFRNPLADPYLLGVSSGAGLGATLAVVVGGAAGFAGVPIAAFAGGLLAVGATYSLGRTVGGSRSEVVIILAGVAVAAFANAIQTFFMQLHDDTLRQVYSWMLGRLSTDGWSDVVVVLPYVVVTVAIIALHRRTLDVMAVGDVEAASLGINPARVRLLLVCVATLGTAAVVSASGLIGFVGIVVPHAVRLLVGPGHRLLLPLSLLVGASFLVLADVLARTVMSPAELPIGVVTAAIGAPFFLVVLRRSRGVR; this is encoded by the coding sequence ATGCTGGTCGGGATCCTCGTCGGGCCCGCCGGCCTCACCCCGGGTGGGGTGCTGCTCGACATCGCCGACCGCCTGCCGTTCGTCGACGTCGACTCCGGGCTGAGCACGCGTCAGCAGGCGATCCTGTGGAACATCCGGATGCCGCGCGTCGTGCTCGGGGTGCTGGTGGGGGCGATGCTGGCCATCGCCGGTGCCGCCTACCAGGGGGTCTTCCGCAACCCGCTCGCCGACCCGTATCTGCTCGGGGTCTCCAGCGGCGCCGGCCTCGGTGCCACCCTCGCCGTCGTCGTGGGCGGCGCCGCCGGGTTCGCCGGTGTCCCGATCGCGGCCTTCGCCGGGGGACTGCTCGCCGTCGGCGCGACGTACTCGCTCGGCCGTACCGTCGGTGGCAGCCGCTCGGAAGTCGTCATCATCCTCGCCGGTGTCGCCGTCGCCGCCTTCGCGAACGCGATCCAGACCTTCTTCATGCAGCTGCACGACGACACCCTGCGGCAGGTGTACTCGTGGATGCTCGGCCGCCTGTCCACCGACGGCTGGTCCGACGTCGTCGTGGTCCTGCCGTACGTCGTGGTCACCGTCGCGATCATCGCGCTGCATCGGCGCACACTCGATGTCATGGCGGTCGGCGACGTCGAAGCCGCGAGCCTCGGGATCAACCCGGCGCGCGTGCGGCTGCTGCTCGTGTGCGTCGCGACCCTCGGGACCGCTGCGGTGGTCTCGGCCAGCGGACTCATCGGGTTCGTCGGCATCGTCGTTCCGCACGCGGTCCGGCTGCTCGTCGGGCCGGGACACCGCCTCCTGCTGCCGCTGTCGCTGCTGGTGGGTGCGTCCTTCCTCGTCCTCGCGGACGTCCTGGCCCGCACCGTCATGTCGCCCGCCGAACTGCCGATCGGTGTCGTCACCGCGGCGATCGGGGCGCCCTTCTTCCTCGTCGTGCTCAGACGGAGCCGAGGTGTCCGATGA
- a CDS encoding serine/threonine-protein kinase, with protein sequence MSDEPEPAGTPSADSGPATERAVDSGPVTRRAADSGPATEPSTSDSGPATARAAGDTGPATERGPAPTTQPESTRRSSIRSGSSSQRSSSQRSSSQRSSSRRVRPRGTQRRRIAGLVDVPVPTPKDPVDAVLRDPHVSEGKRFCSKCGQPVGRSTPSGPGPTEGDCPKCGTHFQFTPALHRGDLVAGQYEVQGCLAHGGLGWIYLAIDRNVSDRWVVLKGLLQGGDAEAQAVAVAERQFLAEVSHPSIVQIYNFVEHPSPDGTPMGYIVMEYLGGHTLRTVLDNYPPPNRIPVEQAIGYMLEVLPALQYLHDIGLVYNDLKPENIMVTDEQIELIDLGAVSAVEGYGYLYGTPGYQAPEIVRTGPTVASDIYTVGRTLAVLTLDMPSDKGRYRDGLPTPEQAPLLAEFDSFHRLLLRATNPDPQQRFSSADELQGQLTGVLREILSKKLGTEHPGLSRLFSPPRTTFGTDEALVPTDVYADGIERDPKLRGQDVAAALPVPLLDPNDPSAALLAAAVHSEPQQTLDSLRHARENGVGRVVGASDVSFSKEITLAEVRAYLDLGQVDSAVDILARLEREFGDDWRMDWYAGIAELLQDDYEAAFARFDKVLQALPGEIAPKIALGATAELTLQHWESDDPDAWRRFCEESYRVVWRTDHAVVSAAFGLARQLTARDEIRAAVDVLDEVPTTSRHHSAATMTAALILLRGGRVEEISEADLREAAHRIASLPPDEGRALQMRALVLGTALEWVRSGRASSREYDRILDVPFTEKGLRLGTEAALRQLARNAPSRTHRYTLVDLANAIRPRSLT encoded by the coding sequence ATGTCCGACGAACCCGAACCGGCCGGCACGCCGTCGGCCGATTCCGGCCCCGCGACCGAACGGGCAGTCGATTCCGGGCCTGTCACCAGACGCGCGGCGGATTCCGGACCCGCGACCGAACCGTCGACGAGCGACTCGGGGCCGGCCACCGCGCGGGCGGCCGGGGATACCGGGCCCGCCACCGAACGCGGCCCCGCCCCCACCACGCAGCCCGAATCCACCCGGCGCTCCTCGATCCGGTCGGGTTCGTCCTCCCAGCGATCGTCCTCCCAGCGCTCGTCGTCCCAACGCTCGTCGAGCCGTCGCGTCCGGCCCCGCGGCACCCAGCGTCGCCGCATCGCCGGCCTCGTCGACGTGCCGGTCCCCACCCCGAAGGATCCCGTCGACGCCGTCCTCCGCGATCCGCACGTCTCCGAGGGCAAGAGGTTCTGCTCGAAGTGCGGGCAACCGGTGGGACGCAGCACCCCCTCCGGGCCGGGTCCCACCGAAGGCGATTGCCCCAAGTGCGGAACGCATTTCCAGTTCACTCCCGCCCTGCACCGCGGGGATCTCGTCGCCGGGCAGTACGAGGTGCAGGGCTGCCTCGCGCACGGCGGACTGGGGTGGATCTATCTCGCGATCGACCGAAACGTGAGCGACCGCTGGGTGGTACTGAAGGGGTTGCTGCAGGGCGGTGACGCCGAGGCCCAGGCGGTCGCGGTGGCCGAACGCCAGTTCCTGGCCGAGGTCAGCCATCCGAGCATCGTCCAGATCTACAACTTCGTCGAACACCCCTCCCCCGACGGCACCCCGATGGGGTACATCGTCATGGAGTACCTGGGTGGTCACACCCTGCGTACCGTGCTCGACAACTATCCCCCGCCGAATCGCATCCCGGTCGAGCAGGCCATCGGGTACATGCTCGAAGTGCTTCCGGCACTGCAATATCTGCACGACATCGGACTGGTCTACAACGACCTCAAGCCCGAGAACATCATGGTCACCGACGAGCAGATCGAACTCATCGACCTCGGTGCCGTCTCCGCGGTCGAGGGATACGGCTATCTGTACGGGACGCCCGGATATCAGGCGCCCGAGATCGTCCGGACCGGACCGACGGTCGCGAGCGACATCTACACGGTCGGACGCACACTCGCGGTGCTCACGCTCGACATGCCGTCGGACAAGGGCCGGTATCGCGACGGTCTGCCCACCCCCGAGCAGGCTCCCCTGCTCGCCGAGTTCGACTCCTTCCACCGCCTGCTCCTGCGGGCCACGAACCCCGATCCGCAGCAGCGCTTCTCGTCCGCCGACGAACTGCAGGGTCAGCTCACCGGTGTGTTGCGCGAGATCCTGTCGAAGAAGCTCGGTACCGAACATCCCGGACTGTCCCGCCTGTTCAGCCCGCCCCGCACGACCTTCGGCACCGACGAGGCACTCGTCCCCACCGACGTGTACGCCGACGGGATCGAGCGCGACCCCAAACTGCGGGGGCAGGATGTCGCGGCGGCACTGCCCGTCCCCCTGCTCGACCCCAACGATCCGAGTGCCGCGCTCCTCGCCGCCGCGGTCCACAGCGAACCTCAGCAGACCCTCGACTCGCTCCGGCACGCGCGCGAGAACGGGGTCGGTCGGGTCGTCGGGGCATCCGATGTGTCGTTCTCCAAGGAGATCACCCTGGCCGAGGTCCGCGCCTATCTCGATCTCGGACAGGTCGACAGCGCGGTGGACATCCTCGCCCGCCTCGAGCGCGAGTTCGGCGACGACTGGCGCATGGACTGGTACGCCGGGATCGCCGAACTGCTGCAGGACGACTACGAGGCGGCGTTCGCCCGGTTCGACAAGGTGCTGCAGGCTCTTCCGGGTGAGATCGCCCCGAAGATCGCGCTCGGGGCCACCGCCGAACTGACGCTGCAGCACTGGGAGAGCGACGACCCCGATGCGTGGCGACGCTTCTGCGAGGAGTCCTACCGGGTCGTGTGGCGCACCGACCACGCCGTCGTCAGTGCGGCCTTCGGGTTGGCACGCCAGCTCACGGCCCGCGACGAGATCCGCGCCGCCGTGGACGTGCTCGACGAGGTCCCCACGACCTCCCGGCACCACAGTGCCGCGACCATGACCGCCGCCCTGATCCTGTTGCGGGGCGGTCGCGTCGAGGAGATCTCCGAGGCGGATCTGCGCGAGGCCGCGCACCGGATCGCGTCACTTCCTCCCGACGAGGGTCGCGCACTGCAGATGCGCGCGCTCGTCCTCGGGACGGCACTCGAATGGGTGCGCAGCGGCCGGGCGTCGAGTCGCGAGTACGACCGCATCCTCGACGTACCGTTCACGGAGAAGGGACTACGCCTGGGCACCGAAGCAGCGCTGCGGCAGCTGGCGCGCAACGCGCCCTCACGCACGCACCGCTACACCCTCGTCGACCTCGCGAACGCGATCCGGCCGCGCAGCCTGACCTGA
- a CDS encoding ABC transporter ATP-binding protein yields the protein MKSDVLTTPTMTVSCRQLTAERGGVEVLHRVDLNVTAGSWVSLVGPNGSGKTTLLHVLAGLVPATGHLRVADVVPGRAGRRDMARAVALMPQRPVVPEGVTVRELIHLGRTPHIPRFGSETAHDREVVDRVVERLELEAFAPRLATELSGGELQRVVLARALAQQPRVLLLDEPTSALDIGHQQQVLELVDSMRTEGDLTVIAAMHDLTSAAQYGERLVLLDGGHVVADGAPDDVLTADRIAQVYGARVEILDRPAGRAVLPLRDSTKGC from the coding sequence ATGAAAAGCGATGTTCTCACCACCCCGACCATGACGGTCTCGTGCCGGCAGCTCACCGCCGAACGCGGAGGCGTCGAGGTGCTGCACCGGGTCGACCTGAACGTCACCGCGGGATCGTGGGTGTCGCTGGTCGGACCCAACGGGTCGGGCAAGACCACTCTCCTGCACGTCCTCGCCGGTCTCGTGCCGGCCACCGGTCACCTCCGGGTCGCCGACGTCGTGCCGGGACGTGCCGGGCGCCGGGACATGGCACGAGCGGTCGCGCTGATGCCGCAACGCCCGGTGGTGCCGGAAGGCGTCACCGTCCGGGAACTGATCCATCTCGGTCGCACCCCGCACATCCCGCGCTTCGGTTCCGAGACCGCACACGACCGTGAGGTGGTGGACCGCGTCGTCGAACGACTCGAGCTCGAAGCGTTCGCCCCGCGCCTCGCGACCGAACTGTCCGGCGGTGAGCTGCAGCGCGTCGTGCTCGCGCGCGCTCTCGCCCAGCAACCGCGCGTGCTGCTCCTCGACGAACCCACCAGCGCACTCGACATCGGGCACCAGCAGCAGGTGCTCGAACTCGTCGACTCGATGCGCACCGAAGGCGACCTCACCGTCATCGCCGCGATGCACGATCTGACCTCCGCCGCGCAGTACGGGGAACGACTCGTGCTCCTCGACGGTGGGCACGTCGTCGCCGACGGAGCGCCCGATGACGTCCTCACCGCCGACCGCATCGCGCAGGTCTACGGCGCCCGCGTCGAGATCCTCGACCGTCCGGCGGGTCGCGCCGTCCTCCCTCTCCGCGACAGTACGAAAGGCTGCTGA
- the cobU gene encoding bifunctional adenosylcobinamide kinase/adenosylcobinamide-phosphate guanylyltransferase: protein MEVVLLGTGAADGWPNPFCTCASCADAARRGEIRGQTAALVDDVLMLDCGPEAPRAAVRHGRSLAKVRHILLTHAHADHLGPQALLFRSWVAAGVDLDVIGPADALDTCRPWAGPEDPVRFVPVEAGDSLTVGEYSVRVLPARHKVFRDGDAVLYDLSGPGGSRLLWACDTGMWPTEWFEAVRGARFDAVFLEETFGDRSALSEGHLGLPEFGAMVDGLRSAGAVTENTDVVAVHLGHHNPPIDDLRNKLQQSNSRPGRDGEVVHVGEQTPLVPHRTLVLGGVRSGKSRHAEELLASYPSVTYVATGGTREGDAEWAERVALHRDRRPDSWSTIETSDVAKVLRDADEPLLVDCLGTWLTARLDLHDVWNTGNSAAVDIDIDDLLDAWRQTRVPVVAVSNEVGSGVVPASASGRLFRDMLGRLNARVAEASESVTLVVAGIPISLKSN, encoded by the coding sequence ATGGAGGTCGTACTCCTGGGGACCGGCGCGGCGGACGGGTGGCCGAATCCGTTCTGCACATGCGCGTCCTGCGCGGATGCCGCGCGTCGCGGTGAGATCCGCGGGCAGACTGCGGCACTCGTCGACGACGTGCTGATGCTCGACTGTGGTCCCGAGGCGCCCCGCGCGGCCGTGCGGCACGGCAGGTCGCTGGCGAAGGTACGCCACATCCTCCTGACTCATGCCCATGCCGACCATCTCGGCCCCCAGGCATTGTTGTTCCGATCGTGGGTCGCTGCCGGCGTCGATCTCGATGTGATCGGCCCCGCCGACGCACTCGACACCTGCAGGCCCTGGGCGGGCCCGGAGGACCCGGTGCGTTTCGTGCCGGTCGAGGCCGGGGACTCGCTCACCGTCGGCGAATACTCGGTGCGCGTTCTTCCCGCACGACACAAGGTGTTCCGCGACGGAGACGCGGTGCTGTACGACCTGTCGGGGCCCGGCGGGTCGCGGTTGCTGTGGGCGTGCGACACCGGGATGTGGCCCACCGAGTGGTTCGAGGCCGTACGCGGCGCCCGGTTCGACGCGGTCTTCCTCGAAGAGACCTTCGGCGACCGTTCCGCGCTGTCCGAGGGCCACCTCGGCCTGCCCGAATTCGGTGCGATGGTCGATGGTCTGCGCAGTGCCGGTGCCGTTACCGAGAACACCGACGTGGTCGCGGTGCATCTCGGCCACCACAATCCGCCCATCGACGATCTGCGAAATAAGCTGCAGCAATCGAATTCTCGTCCGGGGCGCGACGGTGAGGTGGTCCACGTGGGTGAGCAGACTCCGCTCGTGCCGCATCGGACGCTGGTCCTCGGGGGAGTGCGGTCGGGCAAGTCGCGGCACGCAGAGGAACTGCTCGCGTCGTATCCGTCCGTCACCTACGTCGCCACCGGCGGGACGCGTGAGGGCGACGCCGAATGGGCGGAACGTGTTGCACTGCACCGCGATAGACGACCGGACTCATGGTCGACGATCGAGACCTCGGATGTGGCGAAGGTGTTGCGCGACGCGGACGAACCTCTGCTCGTCGACTGTCTCGGAACCTGGCTCACGGCACGACTCGACCTCCACGACGTGTGGAACACGGGCAATTCCGCTGCGGTCGACATCGATATCGACGACCTCCTCGATGCGTGGCGGCAGACCCGGGTTCCCGTGGTCGCCGTCAGTAACGAGGTGGGCAGCGGTGTGGTGCCGGCGAGCGCGTCGGGGCGGTTGTTCCGGGACATGCTGGGTCGGCTCAATGCGCGGGTCGCCGAGGCCAGTGAGTCGGTGACTCTTGTAGTGGCGGGAATTCCCATTTCTCTGAAGTCGAATTGA
- a CDS encoding sulfite exporter TauE/SafE family protein codes for MTPLELFLVALAGLGAGAINSLVGSGTLITFPTLVAFGVPPVTATMSNAIGLVAGGVSGTWGYRRELRGQWERLRWQIPASFCGALVGAWLLLHLPETVFETVVPILLLLALTLVVFQPKIQAWVARRTGGDADGHLGPVRMTLLVVGTFAVGIYGGYFTAAQGILLMGLFGALLHDHIQRQNAAKNLLSLVVNVVAACAYILVAFERIDWTVAALIAVGSLIGGYLGSHYGRRLSPVALRAVIVVVGLIGLYRLLA; via the coding sequence GTGACCCCGCTCGAACTCTTCCTCGTCGCATTGGCCGGACTCGGCGCCGGAGCTATCAACTCCCTCGTCGGATCCGGCACCCTCATCACCTTCCCGACGCTCGTCGCGTTCGGTGTACCCCCGGTGACCGCGACGATGTCCAACGCGATCGGCCTGGTCGCTGGAGGCGTCTCGGGCACCTGGGGGTATCGGCGCGAGCTGCGCGGGCAATGGGAGCGGTTGCGGTGGCAGATCCCCGCGTCGTTCTGCGGGGCGCTGGTCGGAGCGTGGCTCCTGCTCCACCTGCCGGAAACCGTCTTCGAGACGGTCGTGCCGATCCTGCTCCTCCTGGCACTCACGCTCGTCGTGTTCCAGCCGAAGATCCAGGCGTGGGTGGCTCGCCGGACAGGAGGTGACGCCGACGGCCACCTCGGACCGGTACGGATGACACTGCTCGTCGTCGGCACCTTCGCCGTCGGCATCTACGGCGGCTACTTCACGGCGGCACAGGGCATCCTGTTGATGGGCCTGTTCGGAGCATTGCTGCACGACCACATCCAGCGACAGAACGCGGCGAAGAACCTTCTGTCGCTGGTCGTGAACGTCGTGGCCGCGTGCGCGTACATCCTGGTGGCGTTCGAACGGATCGACTGGACCGTGGCCGCACTGATCGCCGTGGGCTCTTTGATCGGTGGTTATCTCGGCTCGCACTACGGCCGACGCCTGTCGCCGGTCGCGCTGCGGGCGGTGATCGTCGTGGTGGGGCTGATCGGTCTTTACCGACTGCTTGCCTGA
- the fgd gene encoding glucose-6-phosphate dehydrogenase (coenzyme-F420), with amino-acid sequence MARGLKLGYKASAEQFGPRELVELGVLAEAHGMDSATVSDHFQPWRHNGGHAPFSLAWMTAVGERTERLQLGTSVLTPTFRYNPAVIAQAFATMGCLYPGRIFLGVGTGEALNEIATGYAGQWPEFKERFARLRESVRLMRELWRGDRVDFEGEYYTTKGASIYDVPEGGIPVYVAAGGPVVARYAGRAGDGFICTSGKGMELYTEKLLPAVAEGAEKAERDVAGIDKMIEIKISYDTDPDKALENTRFWAPLSLTPEQKHSIDDPMEMEAAAGALPIEQVAKRWIVASDPDEAVEKVKAYVDAGLNHLVFHAPGHDQKRFLELFERDLAPRLRALG; translated from the coding sequence GTGGCTCGGGGTTTGAAGTTGGGGTACAAGGCGTCGGCGGAGCAGTTCGGCCCGCGCGAGTTGGTGGAGTTGGGTGTGCTCGCCGAGGCGCACGGGATGGATTCGGCGACGGTGTCGGATCATTTCCAGCCGTGGCGGCACAACGGCGGGCATGCGCCGTTCTCGTTGGCGTGGATGACCGCGGTGGGTGAGCGCACCGAACGCCTGCAGCTCGGGACCTCGGTGTTGACGCCGACGTTCCGGTACAACCCGGCGGTGATCGCGCAGGCCTTCGCGACGATGGGGTGCCTGTATCCGGGGCGGATCTTCCTCGGCGTCGGCACCGGCGAAGCGCTCAACGAGATCGCCACCGGATATGCCGGCCAGTGGCCGGAGTTCAAGGAACGTTTCGCCCGTCTTCGGGAGTCGGTGCGATTGATGCGCGAGCTCTGGCGCGGGGACCGGGTCGATTTCGAGGGCGAGTACTACACGACCAAGGGTGCGTCGATCTACGACGTGCCCGAAGGCGGCATCCCGGTCTACGTCGCCGCCGGTGGTCCGGTCGTCGCCCGGTATGCGGGACGGGCCGGAGACGGGTTCATCTGCACCTCGGGGAAGGGCATGGAGCTCTACACCGAGAAACTGTTGCCGGCCGTCGCCGAGGGTGCGGAGAAGGCGGAGCGGGATGTGGCCGGGATCGACAAGATGATCGAGATCAAGATCTCGTACGACACCGATCCGGACAAGGCGTTGGAGAACACCCGCTTCTGGGCACCGTTGTCGCTCACCCCGGAGCAGAAGCATTCCATCGACGATCCGATGGAGATGGAGGCGGCGGCCGGTGCGTTGCCGATCGAGCAGGTCGCCAAGCGGTGGATCGTGGCGTCGGATCCGGACGAGGCGGTCGAGAAGGTCAAGGCGTATGTCGATGCCGGGTTGAATCATCTGGTGTTCCACGCGCCGGGTCATGACCAGAAGCGGTTCCTGGAACTGTTCGAACGCGACCTCGCGCCGCGCCTGCGCGCACTCGGCTGA
- a CDS encoding acetate/propionate family kinase, with amino-acid sequence MSSPNPATAGTVLVLNSGSSSIKFQLIEPDSGKSLAHGLIERIGESEGRIVFHHTTGVDERNDAIADHRTGLRAVLEMLEGLGRPLHEVGIVAVGHRLVHGGKVFYEPTLIDDDVVRAVDELSVLAPLHNPANVVGMEVAREELPDVPHVGVFDTAFFHGLPPHAATYAIDRDIAHKHDIRRYGFHGTSHEYVSGRAAEFLGRDIADLNLVVLHLGNGASASAIAGGSPIDTSMGLTPLEGLVMGTRSGDIDPGVVMHLNRAAGLKVDAIDDLLNRHSGLKGLSGVNDFRALLKLVGEGDEDARLAYEVYVHRIRKYVGAYTFELGGVDAIVFTGGVGENNVDVRRDSLADLHRLGIIVDDARNTADDDGERRISADSSQVEVLVIPTNEELAIARAAVQFARR; translated from the coding sequence GTGAGCAGCCCGAACCCGGCCACCGCAGGCACCGTACTGGTCCTCAACTCCGGATCGTCGTCGATCAAGTTCCAGCTGATCGAACCGGACAGCGGAAAGTCGCTGGCGCACGGACTGATCGAGCGGATCGGGGAGTCGGAGGGGCGGATCGTCTTCCATCACACGACGGGCGTGGACGAACGCAACGACGCCATCGCCGACCACCGGACCGGACTGCGCGCGGTGCTCGAGATGCTCGAAGGACTGGGCCGTCCGCTGCACGAGGTGGGCATCGTCGCTGTCGGACACCGACTCGTGCACGGCGGCAAGGTCTTCTACGAACCCACTCTCATCGACGACGATGTGGTCCGCGCCGTCGACGAGCTGTCGGTCCTCGCACCCCTCCACAATCCGGCGAACGTCGTGGGAATGGAGGTCGCGCGGGAGGAACTTCCCGACGTACCCCACGTGGGTGTCTTCGACACCGCCTTCTTCCACGGTCTCCCGCCGCACGCGGCGACCTACGCGATCGACCGCGACATCGCCCACAAGCACGACATCCGGCGCTACGGATTCCACGGCACCTCACACGAATACGTCTCGGGGCGTGCCGCGGAGTTCCTCGGGCGCGACATCGCGGACCTGAATCTGGTTGTGCTCCATCTGGGTAACGGCGCGTCGGCGTCGGCGATCGCGGGCGGCAGTCCGATCGACACCTCGATGGGTCTGACCCCGCTCGAAGGTCTCGTCATGGGCACGCGCAGCGGCGACATCGATCCGGGTGTCGTCATGCACCTCAACCGGGCGGCCGGACTGAAGGTCGACGCCATCGACGACCTGCTCAACCGGCACTCGGGCCTGAAGGGACTCTCGGGCGTCAACGACTTCCGCGCCCTGCTGAAACTCGTCGGCGAGGGCGACGAGGATGCGCGACTCGCGTACGAAGTCTATGTGCACCGAATCCGGAAATACGTGGGCGCCTACACCTTCGAACTCGGAGGGGTCGACGCGATCGTGTTCACCGGCGGGGTGGGGGAGAACAACGTCGACGTCCGGCGCGACAGCCTCGCCGACCTTCACCGGCTCGGCATCATCGTCGACGACGCGCGCAACACCGCCGACGACGACGGGGAACGCCGGATCTCGGCCGACTCGTCGCAGGTGGAGGTGCTCGTGATCCCCACGAACGAGGAACTCGCGATCGCGCGCGCAGCCGTGCAGTTCGCCCGGCGCTGA